Proteins encoded in a region of the Malaciobacter mytili LMG 24559 genome:
- a CDS encoding ModE family transcriptional regulator, translating to MSSIDDNLNIKLDNIQKELILTNLDEDGKLSCLKAFKVARLIGKKPNEMSAITKSLGIKITNCELGVFGKIKFQDPNIEVYNRLKQNYMGHKQLECKVLWDEAQNSTLRTVGSTVKNSDIEVTHCQLGCFRERKGHKDASKS from the coding sequence ATGTCTAGTATTGATGATAATTTAAATATTAAACTAGATAATATTCAAAAAGAATTAATTTTAACAAATTTGGATGAAGATGGAAAACTATCTTGTTTAAAGGCCTTTAAAGTTGCAAGACTTATAGGTAAAAAACCAAATGAAATGTCAGCTATTACAAAAAGTTTAGGTATTAAAATTACAAATTGTGAACTAGGTGTATTTGGAAAAATTAAATTTCAAGACCCTAATATAGAAGTGTACAATAGACTAAAACAAAATTATATGGGACATAAACAGCTTGAGTGTAAAGTTTTATGGGATGAAGCTCAAAATTCAACTTTAAGAACCGTTGGTTCTACTGTAAAAAATTCTGATATTGAAGTAACTCATTGTCAATTAGGATGTTTTAGAGAAAGAAAAGGACATAAAGATGCAAGTAAAAGTTAA
- a CDS encoding Tat pathway signal protein: MQSDRRQFVKKSAMVVGASVAVGATTLAASGKSYKTADSNGVVVGNSPKKEITYKKTQAWEDYYNQAK, from the coding sequence ATGCAAAGTGATAGAAGACAGTTTGTCAAAAAAAGTGCAATGGTTGTTGGTGCAAGTGTAGCTGTTGGTGCTACTACACTGGCTGCAAGTGGAAAAAGCTATAAAACAGCTGATTCTAATGGTGTTGTTGTAGGTAACTCTCCTAAAAAAGAGATTACTTATAAAAAAACTCAAGCTTGGGAAGATTATTACAATCAAGCAAAATAG
- a CDS encoding formate dehydrogenase subunit gamma: protein MKFKYLVLLFFTITSLAFASESSIYGEDLIKNILGYDKKESLHLGYYFTLLQSKYFQPLFLGVLIGVPTAFFIHYKIIGPMIFSHDRKKIYVFSVFNRVVHTIAAIAFILLIPTGVVMMFGDFFGGGTFVRANKEIHAIATLLFIISVIPMFFMWVKDMLPTSDDIKWMMIVGGYLNKRKDPVPAGKFNAGQKSWFLVATLGGIIMILTGAIMYFQDFKLDFIVQMGLSQIDLLRGSAIVHNILGLAVLALFLVHIYMSVFAIKGAIHSIITGYKEEEELEILHSSYYKKLKKEQKV from the coding sequence ATGAAATTTAAATATTTAGTTTTATTATTTTTTACAATAACTTCACTAGCATTTGCTAGTGAAAGTTCAATTTATGGTGAAGATTTAATAAAAAATATTTTAGGTTATGATAAAAAAGAGTCTTTGCATTTAGGATATTATTTCACACTTTTACAAAGTAAATATTTTCAACCACTATTTTTAGGTGTATTAATTGGGGTACCAACAGCCTTTTTTATACATTATAAAATTATTGGTCCAATGATTTTTTCTCATGATAGAAAAAAGATTTATGTTTTTTCAGTTTTCAATAGAGTAGTTCATACCATAGCTGCAATTGCCTTTATACTACTTATACCAACAGGAGTAGTTATGATGTTTGGTGATTTTTTTGGTGGTGGTACATTTGTAAGAGCAAATAAAGAAATTCATGCTATTGCAACCTTACTTTTTATTATTTCAGTTATACCTATGTTTTTTATGTGGGTAAAAGATATGCTTCCTACAAGTGATGATATTAAATGGATGATGATTGTAGGAGGATATTTAAATAAAAGAAAAGATCCAGTACCAGCAGGTAAATTTAACGCAGGTCAAAAATCTTGGTTTTTAGTTGCGACTCTTGGTGGGATTATTATGATTTTAACGGGCGCAATTATGTATTTTCAAGATTTTAAACTTGATTTTATTGTGCAAATGGGCTTGTCTCAAATTGATTTATTAAGAGGTAGTGCAATTGTACATAATATTTTAGGACTTGCTGTTTTAGCTCTTTTTTTAGTACATATTTATATGTCTGTTTTTGCAATTAAAGGTGCAATTCATAGTATAATTACTGGCTATAAAGAGGAAGAGGAATTAGAAATTTTACATAGTTCTTACTATAAAAAATTAAAAAAAGAACAAAAAGTATAA
- a CDS encoding formate dehydrogenase subunit gamma, with product MKKSILIIFLALASVAFAATDSAIYGKDLIPNILGYDKEGSLHLGQWFTILQGKYFSIGFLAVAFGVPAVFLIHYLIIGPMIFSHDRKKIHVFTLFHRVIHWLAAISFLVLVPTGFVMVFGTTFGGGEFVRVCKELHAISTVIFAISVIPMLLMWIKDMFPTLDDIKWMMIVGGYLNKRKDPVPAGKFNAGQKMWFWLCTIGGIVMILTGAAMYFQDFKLDVIVQMGLSQIDFLRASAIVHNILGMAVAALFFVHVYMSVFAIKGAIHSMITGYKEEEEVEILHSSYYKKLKENKEI from the coding sequence ATGAAAAAAAGTATATTAATTATCTTTTTAGCTCTAGCTTCAGTAGCATTTGCTGCTACTGATAGTGCTATATATGGTAAAGATTTAATACCTAATATTTTAGGTTATGATAAAGAAGGTTCTTTACATTTAGGTCAATGGTTTACTATTTTACAAGGTAAATATTTTTCAATTGGATTCCTAGCAGTTGCATTTGGAGTTCCAGCAGTTTTTTTAATACACTATTTAATAATTGGACCTATGATTTTTTCTCATGACAGAAAAAAAATACATGTTTTTACATTATTTCATAGAGTAATTCATTGGCTAGCAGCAATTTCATTTTTAGTGTTAGTTCCAACTGGATTTGTAATGGTATTTGGTACAACATTTGGTGGTGGTGAATTTGTTAGAGTTTGTAAAGAGTTACATGCAATTTCAACAGTAATATTTGCTATTTCAGTTATACCAATGTTATTAATGTGGATAAAAGATATGTTCCCAACATTAGACGATATTAAATGGATGATGATTGTTGGTGGATATTTAAATAAAAGAAAAGATCCAGTACCAGCAGGTAAATTTAATGCAGGTCAAAAAATGTGGTTTTGGTTATGTACAATAGGTGGGATTGTTATGATATTAACAGGTGCTGCTATGTATTTTCAAGATTTTAAACTTGATGTTATTGTACAAATGGGATTATCACAAATTGACTTTTTAAGAGCAAGTGCAATAGTACATAATATATTAGGAATGGCAGTTGCTGCTTTATTCTTTGTTCATGTATATATGTCTGTATTTGCTATTAAAGGTGCAATTCATAGTATGATTACTGGATATAAAGAAGAAGAAGAAGTAGAAATTCTTCATAGTTCTTATTATAAAAAATTAAAAGAAAATAAAGAAATATAA
- a CDS encoding TorD/DmsD family molecular chaperone, translating into MKEQEVNKARAVYYKIFSNFFVYTPDINKYFQLLNLIELVKNNSLDEYSAQAFENILKKLQKDSNIVLLKEYDDIFHNPQTTQIRTTASYYDEKVESGKKRVQMLDFLAKTKIRRDEKRFSEYEDSIGFILTVLSELAFLVSEGEEQYKTLQHCMFSDILNEFVDELSKAIYEHEKADIYKDVIVALLSFMEFERLYFGISRAKPKEVIKEEVCEEVISKEELERRARNKAAKAAGAKVQEDVFIASSNEEI; encoded by the coding sequence ATGAAAGAGCAAGAAGTTAATAAAGCAAGAGCTGTTTATTATAAAATTTTTAGTAACTTTTTTGTTTATACACCAGATATAAATAAATATTTTCAACTTTTAAATTTAATTGAGTTAGTAAAAAACAACTCTTTAGATGAATATTCTGCACAAGCTTTTGAAAATATCTTAAAAAAACTTCAAAAAGATTCTAATATTGTATTATTAAAAGAGTATGATGATATTTTCCATAATCCACAAACAACTCAAATAAGAACAACTGCTTCATATTATGATGAAAAAGTTGAAAGTGGTAAAAAAAGAGTTCAAATGTTGGATTTTCTAGCAAAAACTAAAATAAGAAGAGATGAAAAGAGATTTTCTGAATATGAAGATTCTATTGGATTTATCTTAACTGTTCTATCTGAACTAGCTTTTTTAGTAAGTGAAGGTGAAGAACAATATAAAACTTTACAACACTGTATGTTTAGTGATATTTTAAATGAATTTGTAGATGAATTATCAAAAGCAATTTATGAGCATGAAAAAGCAGATATTTACAAAGATGTAATAGTTGCTTTATTATCTTTTATGGAATTTGAAAGATTATATTTTGGTATTTCAAGAGCAAAACCAAAAGAAGTAATAAAAGAAGAAGTATGCGAAGAAGTTATTTCAAAAGAAGAACTTGAAAGAAGAGCTAGAAATAAAGCAGCAAAAGCTGCTGGTGCAAAAGTACAAGAAGATGTTTTTATAGCTTCTTCAAACGAAGAAATATAG
- a CDS encoding cysteine desulfurase yields the protein MYKLNFLLYPNVQNYHITKESSLNILDDNDTFNRLKKEFLFKYKFENLKTIDFSKWGILGLFLELKGEIAVSLGESQAIIDAALEYEKLGFNITWLTLNKQGTVNLDNLKLKKFDYIFISSYVMDTFVKINLEEIKSISNAKIVSNASAHFDKTSDIVIFDCYKICGYTSCAIILYNNEFQEQNLANIDALAIYLCFENLKTQNFNTSNKKLFIEQLKKNFKEDLYFFVDTQETLPYTLHFGLKNIKAREMIRTLALSNIFITNGEGCSLGLSRPSRVIQAMGYDELTSRNAISLSFCEEYSLEEIEKIAKFFYKKYKQIRLLNEQ from the coding sequence GTGTACAAATTAAATTTTTTACTATATCCTAATGTGCAAAATTATCATATTACTAAAGAAAGTTCTCTTAATATTTTAGATGATAATGACACTTTCAATAGACTAAAAAAAGAGTTTTTATTTAAATACAAATTTGAAAATTTAAAAACTATTGATTTTTCAAAATGGGGAATTTTAGGCCTTTTTTTAGAACTAAAAGGAGAAATTGCAGTAAGTTTAGGTGAGAGTCAAGCAATTATTGATGCAGCACTTGAGTATGAAAAGCTGGGATTTAATATTACTTGGCTTACTTTAAATAAACAAGGAACTGTAAATTTAGATAATTTAAAGTTAAAAAAATTTGACTATATTTTTATCTCTTCATATGTAATGGATACTTTTGTAAAGATAAATTTAGAAGAAATAAAAAGTATAAGTAATGCAAAAATAGTTTCTAATGCAAGTGCTCATTTTGATAAAACAAGTGATATTGTTATTTTTGATTGCTATAAAATTTGTGGATATACAAGTTGTGCAATTATTTTATATAACAATGAATTTCAAGAGCAAAATTTAGCAAATATCGATGCTCTTGCTATTTATTTATGCTTTGAAAACTTAAAAACTCAAAACTTTAATACTTCAAATAAAAAACTATTTATTGAACAATTAAAGAAAAATTTTAAAGAGGATTTATATTTCTTTGTGGATACGCAAGAAACATTACCTTATACACTTCATTTTGGTTTAAAGAATATAAAAGCAAGAGAGATGATAAGAACTTTAGCTTTATCAAATATTTTTATTACAAATGGTGAGGGATGCTCTTTAGGTTTATCAAGACCTTCAAGAGTTATTCAAGCTATGGGGTATGATGAGCTAACAAGTAGAAATGCAATTTCTTTATCTTTTTGTGAAGAGTATTCTTTAGAAGAAATTGAAAAAATTGCTAAATTTTTCTATAAAAAGTATAAACAAATAAGGCTACTAAATGAACAATAA
- a CDS encoding molybdopterin molybdotransferase MoeA, whose translation MNNKLTYLDFNEAVKKSLELIVPTTLTQKIPLLEALNKVIAQDIICIKNLPSFNNSAMDGFAVKFEDAGKKLNIKRVIYAGDKDEKILANLQDNECYKIMTGAQVPNDADTIIPIENCLEVTDKTVLIPKDLKKGSNLRIKGEEQKKGNILLKKGEVIRSSHITLLASQGIVMVEVFKDISIAVLSTGDELKEPWEISSEDEIYNCNSYALISLLKEKGFNATYSGVIPDDLNKSKEFISTLKNYDVVITTGGISMGDADFVAQAFLDNGLEPIFHGVNLKPGRPIMMGKMNKTIVFSLPGNPLTAMVNMHLFAIPALKKLQGSSCFYHDVIKAKNKKEFKTKQGRVNIVLGTCENGIFTVTRDNKYGSGMITVLYESNALLVTSKDTSSISEEQEVGVISFNNKLINKQIDIFN comes from the coding sequence ATGAACAATAAATTAACATATTTAGATTTTAATGAAGCAGTAAAAAAGAGTTTAGAACTAATTGTCCCAACTACATTAACACAAAAAATACCTCTTTTAGAGGCTTTAAATAAAGTTATTGCACAAGATATAATTTGTATTAAGAATTTACCTTCTTTTAATAATTCTGCAATGGATGGTTTTGCAGTTAAATTTGAAGATGCTGGAAAAAAACTAAATATAAAAAGAGTTATATACGCAGGAGATAAAGATGAGAAAATTCTTGCAAATTTACAAGATAATGAATGTTATAAAATAATGACAGGAGCTCAAGTTCCAAATGATGCGGATACTATTATTCCAATTGAAAATTGTTTGGAAGTTACAGATAAAACTGTATTAATTCCAAAGGATTTAAAAAAAGGAAGCAACTTAAGAATAAAAGGAGAAGAACAAAAAAAAGGTAATATTTTATTAAAAAAAGGTGAAGTAATAAGATCTTCACATATTACACTTCTTGCTTCACAAGGAATTGTAATGGTAGAAGTTTTTAAAGATATTTCAATTGCTGTTTTATCAACAGGAGATGAATTAAAAGAGCCTTGGGAAATTTCAAGTGAAGATGAAATTTATAATTGTAATTCATATGCCTTAATTTCTTTACTAAAAGAAAAAGGCTTTAATGCAACATATAGTGGAGTAATCCCTGATGATTTAAATAAATCTAAAGAGTTTATTTCTACTTTAAAAAATTATGATGTGGTAATTACAACAGGAGGTATTTCTATGGGAGATGCTGACTTTGTAGCACAAGCTTTTTTAGATAATGGTTTAGAACCAATTTTCCATGGAGTAAATTTAAAACCTGGTAGACCAATAATGATGGGAAAAATGAATAAAACTATAGTTTTTTCTCTACCTGGAAATCCTCTTACTGCAATGGTTAATATGCATTTATTTGCAATTCCTGCACTTAAAAAACTACAAGGAAGCTCTTGTTTTTATCATGATGTAATAAAAGCAAAAAATAAAAAAGAGTTTAAAACAAAGCAAGGAAGAGTAAATATTGTACTTGGAACTTGTGAAAATGGAATTTTTACAGTTACACGAGATAATAAATATGGTTCAGGAATGATTACTGTTTTGTATGAAAGTAATGCTTTATTGGTTACAAGTAAAGATACAAGTAGTATAAGTGAAGAACAAGAAGTAGGTGTTATTTCTTTTAATAACAAATTAATAAATAAACAAATAGATATTTTCAATTAA
- the fdhD gene encoding formate dehydrogenase accessory sulfurtransferase FdhD: MSNEKYLKKVIIDKISGNEAIEFDDVTIDESRLNLYLNGQKAISMMCIPKDQDAHAIGFLMSENVISNIDDIETLTVSEEGLRVDIKAKINEASLENLYKEKTLVSGCGGGVTGNVEGSVEIPFNQTSFQVKPETISTEVKKFYEESELYKLTGCVHKAMIYLLDGTTVTAEDIGRHNAIDKVVGKCKLNRLDTTKSVLFVSGRLSSEMVTKAVMHKIPIVVSRTAPTYLGVQTAQKHGVTLIGFARGKKMNLYTHQGRIDV, from the coding sequence ATGAGTAATGAAAAATATTTAAAAAAAGTTATAATTGATAAAATTTCAGGAAATGAAGCTATTGAATTTGATGATGTTACTATTGATGAGTCAAGGTTAAATCTATATTTAAATGGACAAAAAGCTATTTCAATGATGTGTATTCCAAAAGATCAAGATGCACATGCAATTGGTTTTTTAATGAGCGAAAATGTAATCTCAAATATTGATGATATAGAAACACTTACTGTTAGTGAAGAGGGTTTAAGAGTTGATATAAAAGCAAAAATAAATGAAGCTTCTTTAGAAAACTTATATAAAGAAAAAACACTTGTAAGTGGTTGTGGTGGTGGAGTTACTGGAAATGTAGAAGGTAGTGTAGAAATACCTTTTAATCAAACTTCATTTCAAGTAAAACCTGAAACAATTTCAACAGAAGTAAAAAAGTTTTATGAAGAGAGTGAATTATATAAATTAACAGGCTGTGTTCATAAAGCAATGATATATTTACTTGATGGAACAACAGTTACAGCAGAAGATATAGGTAGACACAATGCTATTGATAAAGTTGTTGGTAAATGTAAGCTTAATAGGCTTGATACAACAAAATCAGTTTTATTTGTTAGTGGTAGATTATCTTCAGAAATGGTTACAAAAGCAGTTATGCATAAAATCCCTATTGTAGTTTCAAGAACAGCACCAACTTATCTTGGCGTACAAACCGCACAAAAACATGGGGTAACTTTAATTGGATTTGCCCGAGGTAAAAAAATGAATTTATATACTCATCAAGGAAGAATAGATGTCTAG
- a CDS encoding winged helix-turn-helix domain-containing protein has protein sequence MQVKVKIWIEDDEQNLIFGSGKTEVLEYIDRTGSIADAAKEVGMNYKKAWNHIKILEKFVEDDLVITFKGRGENSGTSLTPKAREVIQTYKILQHDIKKYSEDRFKELFQKNGQEILSPKENK, from the coding sequence ATGCAAGTAAAAGTTAAAATTTGGATAGAAGATGACGAACAAAATTTAATCTTTGGTAGTGGTAAAACTGAAGTTTTAGAATATATTGATAGAACAGGTTCTATTGCTGATGCTGCAAAAGAAGTTGGTATGAATTATAAAAAAGCTTGGAATCATATAAAAATTTTAGAAAAATTTGTTGAAGATGATTTAGTAATAACTTTTAAAGGTAGAGGGGAAAATAGTGGAACATCATTAACTCCTAAAGCTAGAGAAGTAATTCAAACATATAAAATTTTACAGCACGATATTAAAAAATATTCAGAAGATAGATTTAAAGAATTATTTCAAAAAAATGGACAAGAAATTTTAAGTCCAAAGGAGAATAAATAG
- the fdh3B gene encoding formate dehydrogenase FDH3 subunit beta, giving the protein MNEMSRLKFYCDEGRCIECDGCSVACAEAHELPSGINRRKVITINEGKEGLEYSLSIACMHCTDAPCEQVCPVDCFYIREDGIVLHDKEKCIGCAYCLYACPFGAPQFPRDGAFGTKGAMDKCTMCAGGPLETNSSEERHLYGQNRIAEGKVPVCAAMCSTKALLVGDAQEVSKIYRERVLSRGHGVQTSPMTWSRAYGAK; this is encoded by the coding sequence ATGAATGAAATGTCAAGATTAAAATTCTATTGTGATGAAGGTAGATGTATCGAATGTGACGGATGTTCTGTTGCTTGTGCTGAAGCTCATGAATTACCTTCTGGAATTAATAGAAGAAAAGTAATTACAATAAATGAAGGTAAAGAGGGATTAGAATACTCTTTATCAATAGCTTGTATGCATTGTACAGATGCACCTTGTGAGCAAGTATGTCCAGTTGATTGTTTCTATATAAGAGAAGATGGAATTGTTCTTCATGATAAAGAGAAATGTATAGGTTGTGCTTATTGTTTATATGCTTGTCCATTTGGTGCACCTCAATTTCCAAGAGATGGAGCTTTTGGAACAAAAGGGGCGATGGATAAATGTACAATGTGTGCTGGAGGTCCTTTAGAAACTAATTCAAGTGAAGAAAGACACCTTTATGGACAAAATAGAATTGCTGAGGGGAAAGTTCCTGTATGTGCAGCAATGTGTTCAACTAAAGCATTATTAGTAGGTGATGCTCAAGAAGTAAGTAAAATATATAGAGAAAGAGTTCTATCAAGAGGTCACGGTGTTCAAACTTCACCAATGACTTGGAGTAGAGCATACGGAGCAAAATAA
- a CDS encoding formate dehydrogenase subunit alpha: MSSSTYEALKAKVGRRSFIKMAALATASSAVSAFANNDGVTREATSEEVKNPFPGSKKVKTICTACSVGCGIIAEVHNGVWVRQEVAQDHPVSLGGHCCKGADMIDMVRSEVRLKHPMVKEKGQWKRISWDEAYDRISTKMKALREKESPDSTMFLGSAKMSTEQAYYFRKFAAMYGTNNIDHQARIUHSATVAGVANTWGYGAMTNSLGDIQNAKSIIIFGANPAVNHPVGFGHFLKAKERNNAQIIVVDPVFTKTAAKADYFCQIRPGTDIPFMYGMLHIIFKNGWQNDSFINDRVYGMDLIKEEAKKWTPEKVADVTGVSAEKLIQITTVYAKNTPGTLIWAMGLTQHTIGSSNTRIAPIVQLALGNMGTAGGGTNILRGHDNVQGATDMGCLSDTLPGYYGLADGSWKYFASQWNIDYDWLKNQFQSPEWMNKKGFTLARWWAGVLDGKDGNDKIHNGKTKLKALFVMGNGITSVAQQAKIKEGLDNLELLVLADPFVNEAGVLTDKQDDVFLLPAATQFETSGSVTATNRSVQWRTQVVEPLYESKPDQDILFELSKRLGFYDQYTAALRNGKDSFTWPEDATREIAKIIKTIGLTGWTPERIKKHTDNWHMFDQVSLRGYGAMKGEYYGLPWPCWTESHSGSPVLYNTNLSVKDGGMGFRNRFGLEHEGVSQLAAKGSAPKDSKVNGGYPEITKDNIEEVLGIKLTDEEKAKIGKNWKVDTSNIIAQKCMEAGIAPYGNARARARVWTFPDQIPMHREPLHSPRQDLVKKYPAYENKANHFRVDTQYITKQSEQDWSKDFPINLVTGRLVNMNGAGMENRASKYLAALTPEMFCSINPDLAGQLGVRNGDMIWIHSPEGTKIKVKAKYSYSVTPDRVFLPFHFAGHFQGEDISHKYPKGTKPYAVGESANTVTNYGYDIITQIPETKGGLCRIERA; encoded by the coding sequence ATGTCAAGTAGTACATATGAAGCACTAAAAGCTAAAGTAGGTAGAAGATCATTTATTAAAATGGCTGCACTTGCGACTGCTTCTAGTGCTGTAAGCGCTTTTGCAAACAATGATGGAGTTACTAGAGAAGCTACTAGTGAAGAGGTTAAAAATCCTTTTCCAGGTTCTAAAAAAGTAAAAACTATCTGTACTGCATGTTCTGTTGGATGTGGTATTATTGCAGAAGTTCACAATGGTGTGTGGGTAAGACAAGAGGTTGCACAAGACCATCCTGTATCTTTAGGAGGTCATTGTTGTAAAGGTGCTGATATGATTGATATGGTTAGGTCTGAAGTTAGACTTAAACATCCAATGGTAAAAGAAAAAGGGCAATGGAAAAGAATTTCTTGGGATGAAGCTTATGATAGAATCTCAACAAAAATGAAAGCTTTAAGAGAAAAAGAAAGCCCTGATTCAACAATGTTCTTAGGATCAGCAAAAATGAGTACAGAGCAAGCTTACTATTTTAGAAAGTTTGCAGCAATGTATGGAACAAATAATATAGATCATCAAGCAAGAATCTGACATAGTGCAACAGTTGCCGGTGTGGCAAATACATGGGGTTATGGCGCTATGACGAACTCTTTAGGTGATATACAAAATGCTAAGTCAATTATTATTTTTGGTGCAAATCCAGCAGTAAACCACCCAGTTGGTTTTGGACATTTCTTAAAAGCAAAAGAGAGAAATAATGCACAAATTATAGTAGTAGATCCAGTATTCACTAAAACAGCTGCAAAAGCTGATTATTTCTGTCAAATTAGACCAGGTACGGATATTCCATTTATGTATGGTATGTTACATATTATATTTAAAAATGGTTGGCAAAACGATAGCTTTATCAATGATAGAGTTTATGGAATGGATTTAATTAAAGAAGAAGCAAAAAAATGGACTCCTGAAAAAGTTGCTGATGTAACAGGTGTTTCAGCTGAAAAATTAATTCAAATTACAACTGTTTATGCTAAAAATACTCCAGGTACATTAATTTGGGCTATGGGATTAACACAACATACTATTGGTTCATCAAATACTAGAATTGCTCCAATTGTTCAATTAGCATTAGGAAATATGGGTACTGCTGGTGGTGGAACAAATATTCTAAGAGGGCACGATAATGTTCAAGGTGCTACTGATATGGGATGTTTATCTGATACATTACCAGGTTATTATGGATTAGCAGATGGTTCTTGGAAATATTTTGCTAGTCAATGGAATATAGATTATGATTGGTTAAAAAATCAGTTCCAATCTCCTGAATGGATGAATAAAAAAGGATTTACTCTTGCTAGATGGTGGGCAGGTGTATTAGATGGTAAAGATGGAAATGATAAAATTCATAATGGTAAAACAAAGTTAAAAGCTCTGTTTGTAATGGGTAATGGTATTACTTCTGTTGCACAACAAGCAAAAATAAAAGAAGGTTTAGATAATTTAGAACTTTTAGTTTTAGCTGACCCTTTTGTAAATGAAGCTGGAGTTTTAACAGATAAACAAGATGATGTATTCCTTTTACCTGCTGCAACACAATTTGAAACAAGTGGTTCTGTTACAGCAACAAATAGATCTGTTCAATGGAGAACTCAAGTAGTTGAGCCATTATATGAATCAAAACCAGATCAAGATATTTTATTTGAATTATCAAAAAGATTAGGTTTTTATGATCAATATACAGCAGCATTAAGAAATGGAAAAGATAGTTTTACTTGGCCAGAAGATGCTACAAGAGAAATTGCAAAAATTATTAAAACTATTGGTCTTACAGGATGGACTCCTGAAAGAATTAAAAAACATACTGATAACTGGCATATGTTCGACCAAGTATCTTTAAGAGGATATGGTGCTATGAAAGGTGAATATTATGGTTTACCTTGGCCTTGTTGGACAGAATCTCATAGTGGAAGCCCAGTTTTATATAACACTAATTTAAGTGTTAAAGATGGAGGTATGGGATTTAGAAATAGATTTGGATTAGAGCATGAAGGTGTATCTCAATTAGCTGCAAAAGGAAGTGCACCAAAAGATTCAAAAGTTAATGGTGGGTATCCTGAAATTACAAAAGATAATATTGAAGAAGTTTTAGGAATCAAATTAACTGATGAAGAAAAAGCTAAAATTGGTAAAAACTGGAAAGTGGATACTTCTAATATAATTGCTCAAAAATGTATGGAAGCAGGAATTGCACCATATGGAAATGCAAGAGCAAGAGCAAGAGTATGGACATTCCCTGATCAAATACCAATGCATAGAGAACCTTTACATTCTCCAAGACAAGATTTAGTTAAAAAATATCCTGCTTATGAAAATAAAGCAAACCATTTTAGAGTTGATACTCAATATATTACAAAACAATCTGAGCAAGATTGGTCAAAAGATTTCCCTATTAACTTAGTTACGGGAAGACTTGTAAATATGAATGGTGCAGGTATGGAAAATAGAGCATCTAAATATTTAGCTGCCTTAACTCCTGAAATGTTCTGTAGTATTAATCCAGACTTAGCAGGTCAATTAGGTGTTAGAAATGGTGATATGATTTGGATTCATTCTCCTGAAGGAACAAAAATTAAAGTAAAAGCAAAATATTCATATTCTGTTACACCAGATAGAGTATTTTTACCTTTCCACTTTGCAGGACATTTCCAAGGAGAAGATATTAGTCATAAGTATCCTAAAGGAACGAAACCTTATGCTGTTGGTGAAAGTGCAAATACTGTTACTAACTATGGTTATGACATTATTACACAAATCCCAGAAACAAAAGGCGGATTATGCCGAATAGAAAGAGCATAG
- the fdh3B gene encoding formate dehydrogenase FDH3 subunit beta: protein MSRMKFYCDEDRCIECFACSVGCAEAHELPSGISRRKVITLNEGIEGLEYSLSIACMHCTDAPCEQVCPVDCFYIREDGIVLHDKEKCIGCGYCLYACPFGAPQFPRDGAFGTKGAMDKCTMCAGGPLETNSSEERHLYGQNRIAEGKVPLCAAVCSTNALLVGDSQKVSEIYRTRVLSRGHNHIAKTPKSWSSAYGS from the coding sequence ATGTCAAGAATGAAATTTTATTGTGATGAGGATAGATGTATTGAGTGTTTTGCTTGTTCTGTAGGTTGTGCAGAAGCTCATGAATTACCAAGTGGAATTAGCAGAAGAAAAGTAATCACATTAAATGAAGGAATAGAAGGGCTTGAATACTCTTTATCAATAGCTTGTATGCATTGTACAGATGCACCTTGTGAGCAAGTATGTCCAGTTGATTGTTTTTATATAAGAGAAGATGGAATTGTTCTTCATGATAAAGAGAAATGTATAGGTTGTGGATATTGTTTATATGCTTGTCCATTTGGTGCACCTCAATTTCCAAGAGATGGAGCTTTTGGAACAAAAGGGGCGATGGATAAATGTACAATGTGTGCTGGAGGTCCTTTAGAAACTAATTCAAGTGAAGAAAGACACCTTTATGGACAAAATAGAATTGCTGAGGGGAAAGTTCCTTTATGTGCTGCTGTTTGTTCAACAAATGCTTTATTGGTTGGAGATTCTCAAAAGGTTTCTGAAATTTATAGAACAAGAGTCTTATCAAGAGGGCATAATCATATAGCTAAAACTCCTAAATCATGGAGTTCGGCATATGGTTCATAA